A region of Antedon mediterranea chromosome 8, ecAntMedi1.1, whole genome shotgun sequence DNA encodes the following proteins:
- the LOC140057006 gene encoding uncharacterized protein yields MSSGKTYKNNASNRRSGRAGKPMGSAKQSKSSSSSNKSSSSTGASASGASGSSGSSSSYSSSSGSLKKTYADNAPNRKIGRVGMDHGTKVVPSSSSASSTSKPKTYVDNTFNRTHDRVGMDHGTKVVPSSSSASSTSKPKTYVDNTFNNTHDRVGMDHGTKVVPSSSSASSTSKPKTYVDNTFNRTHDRVGMDHGTKVVPSSSSASSTTKPKTYVDNTFNRTHDRVGMDHGTKVVPSSSSASSTTKPKTYVDNAYNRRVGRVGMDLRTMPISKNSHTGKKQVKNPGVKLYKDNEANRRIGRVGMPFRTVPVSSKKTVYLRMAFEHVMYTPHAEFTPPFRADRNLESHLSEQFNRIELGISRNQEATKKPFEWYEHTILQFRDLDLGKKIGHGGFGDIHEGHMKGDKVAIKKLRVQRVSQKKLTEFEDEVRIFCKLKHKNIIAFYGACIKTPNLCIVMELMDESLYYQLHVKEYEFSDTEHVFIAMEISNGLGYLHSENVAHCDIKPTNVLINISAEGGDKHEVKITDFGLSKIKNYSETSHSRTGDDDEMVREVGTPRYSAPEVLRGELLNTKGMMMADVYSFGLVIFEIFSQDEVFPDYNKNQLTENVGKGEHMPALNDLESGPLQDLMLKCWERTPTTRPTAGECFASLKEIYQATL; encoded by the exons ATGTCTAGTggaaaaacatacaaaaataatgCCTCTAACAGACGTTCGGGTAGGGCTGGTAAGCCTATGGGAAGCGCTAAGCAATCAAAATCTAGTAGCAGCAGCAATAAAAGCTCAAGCAGTACAGGTGCAAGCGCAAGTGGTGCCTCTGGCAGTAGCGGAAGTAGCAGCAGTTATTCCAGTAGTTCTgggtctttaaaaaaaacatatgctGATAATGCACCCAACCGTAAAATTGGTAGAGTTGGCATGGATCATGGAACCAAGGTAGTCCCTTCTAGCAGTTCAGCAAGCAGCACCTCTAAACCTAAAACCTATGTTGATAATACATTCAACCGTACTCATGATAGAGTTGGCATGGATCATGGAACCAAGGTAGTCCCTTCTAGCAGTTCAGCAAGCAGCACCTCTAAACCTAAAACCTATGTTGATAATACATTCAACAATACTCATGATAGAGTTGGCATGGATCATGGAACCAAGGTAGTCCCTTCAAGCAGTTCAGCAAGCAGCACCTCTAAACCTAAAACCTATGTTGATAATACATTCAACCGTACTCATGATAGGGTTGGCATGGATCATGGAACCAAGGTAGTCCCTTCTAGCAGTTCAGCAAGCAGCACTACTAAGCCTAAAACCTATGTTGATAATACATTCAACCGTACTCATGATAGGGTTGGCATGGATCATGGAACCAAGGTAGTCCCTTCTAGCAGTTCAGCAAGCAGCACTACTAAGCCTAAAACCTATGTTGATAATGCATACAACCGTAGAGTTGGTAGAGTTGGCATGGATCTACGAACTATGCCTATTTCGAAGAACTCACACACTGGCAAAAAGCAGGTTAAAAATCCTGGAGTTAAGCTATATAAGGATAATGAAGCAAATCGAAGAATTGGTAGAGTTGGAATGCCATTTAGAACTGTGCCTGTGAGTTCAAAGAAAACTGTGTATCTGAGGATGGCTTTTGAACATGTTATGTATACTCCG cATGCAGAATTTACACCACCATTTAGAGCAGATAGAAATTTGGAGTCGCATTTGTCTGAACAGTTTAATCGTATTGAGTTAGGCATATCAAGAAATCAAGAAGCAACAAAAAAACCATTTGAATGGTATGAGCATACAATTCTTCAGTTCCGTGACCTTGATCTCGGCAAGAAAATTGGCCATGGTGGCTTTGGCGACATTCATGAAGGACATATGAAAGGGGACAAAGTTGCTATTAAGAAGTTACGTGTCCAGCGTGTGAGTCAAAAGAAGTTGACTGAGTTTGAAGATGAAGTTCGAATCTTCTGCAAACTGAAACACAAGAACATTATTGCTTTCTATGGTGCCTGTATCAAGACACCTAACCTCTGCATCGTGATGGAGCTTATGGATGAAAGTCTATATTACCAACTGCATGTCAAGGAGTATGAGTTCAGTGATACGGAGCACGTATTTATTGCAATGGAAATTTCCAATGGTCTTGGATACCTTCATTCTGAGAATGTTGCTCACTGTGACATAAAACCAACAAATGTGTTGATCAACATTTCTGCTGAGGGTGGAGACAAGCACGAAGTAAAGATCACAGATTTCGGTTTGAGCAAGATAAAAAACTACTCTGAAACATCACATTCAAGGACAGGGGACGACGACGAAATGGTACGGGAAGTTGGCACTCCACGTTATTCAGCACCAGAGGTTCTTCGTGGTGAATTACTTAACACTAAAGGAATGATGATGGCAGATGTCTACTCATTTGGTTTggttatatttgaaatatttagCCAGGATGAGGTTTTTCCCGATTACAACAAAAATCAGTTGACAGAGAATGTTGGAAAAGGTGAACACATGCCAGCGCTAAATGATCTGGAGTCTGGCCCGCTGCAAGACTTAATGCTGAAGTGTTGGGAAAGAACTCCAACCACACGTCCTACTGCTGGTGAATGTTTTGCATCtttaaaggaaatttaccaAGCAACCCTTTAG